One window of the Vigna radiata var. radiata cultivar VC1973A chromosome 1, Vradiata_ver6, whole genome shotgun sequence genome contains the following:
- the LOC106773552 gene encoding subtilisin-like protease SBT6.1 isoform X2, with amino-acid sequence MATIHHQWSTFSLSFLILSVILYQNRTTNISPPPPNYIIVFRHYAAVDSHRTYLESALRPEGWRWIPRQNPAAQFPTDFGLVAIEDSGVVDEIRKLGSVKYVSLDMSYKRSLMTKDQRCNKKVGAFENGTKHRRGKIITAMSFCEAEEDEESVGNHSSSVKWGRELMMQRSQVTSMFGTEDLWAKGYTGAKVKMAIFDTGIQADHPHFRNIKECTNWTNEDKLNDNHGHGTFVAGVIAGVNSECLGFAPDVEIYAFRVFTDAQVTYTSWFLDAFNYAIATNMDVLNLSLGGRDYLDLPFVEKIWEISANNIIMVSAIGNNGPFYGTLNNPADQSDVIGVGGIDYSDHIASFSSRGMSTWELPHGLASYEILKSYKPRTSIFPSVLDYTDCPYTWPFCRQPLYAGAMPVIFNATILNGMGVIGYVESPPTWHPFDEEGNLLSIHFTYSEIIWPWTGYLALHMQIKEEGAQFSGKIEGNVTLEVSSPPAQGEKDPRVSICVLQLKLNVVPTPQRSKRILWDQFHNIKYPPGYIPRDSLDVPNETFDWNGDHLHTNFHIMFNILRDAGYYIETLGSPLTCFDARHYGTLLLVDLEDEYFPEEIEKLRDDVVNTGLGLAVFAEWYNVDSMANMSFFYDITGSWWTPVTGGANIPALNDLLAPFGIAFGDKILNGDFSLLGERIRYASGTIIARFPRGGYLHSFPFLDSSKSEATQSLLLTSGSTKADSPILGLMAMGEGRIAVYGDSNCLDSSHMMTNCFTLLRKILDFTSEDVRDPTLFSDSIKQDSSLYEADNRLPSRRTDINFSAYSAIVGKELICGTDTRFEMWGTKGYSLQVRGRPIIKGKGDSTGNSYLGLFYERDAPMLVVGHWLVPFVFAVTGILLLSFWHIRQKRHRRRDGSSSSILTYEV; translated from the exons ATGGCCACCATTCATCACCAATGGAGTACCTTCTCACTCTCTTTCCTCATTCTCTCCGTCATCCTCTACCAAAACCGAACTACCAATATTTCTCCTCCCCCTCCCAATTACATCATTGTCTTTCGCCACTACGCCGCCGTAGACAGCCACCGCACCTACCTCGAATCCGCCCTCCGCCCTGAGGGATGGCGCTGGATTCCGCGCCAGAACCCGGCGGCGCAGTTCCCCACTGATTTTGGACTGGTGGCCATCGAGGATTCTGGGGTGGTAGACGAGATTCGGAAACTGGGGTCGGTTAAATACGTGAGCTTGGACATGAGCTACAAGAGGAGTTTGATGACGAAAGATCAGAGATGCAACAAGAAGGTCGGGGCGTTCGAGAACGGGACGAAGCACCGCCGTGGGAAGATCATCACTGCTATGTCGTTTTGCGAggctgaagaagatgaagaaagtgTTGGCAATCACAGCAGTTCCGTCAAGTGGGGGCGGGAATTGATGATGCAG AGATCACAAGTTACTTCAATGTTTGGGACTGAAGATCTTTGGGCCAAAGGGTACACTGGTGCCAAGGTCAAAATGGCTATATTTGATACTGGCATTCAGGCTGATCACCCTCATTTTCGTAACATCAAG GAGTGTACTAATTGGACCAATGAAGATAAGTTGAATGATAATCATGGACATGGGACTTTTGTTGCGGGTGTAATTGCTGGTGTAAATTCTGAGTGTCTTGGTTTTGCACCAGACGTAGAGATATATGCATTTCGAGTGTTCACTGATGCCCAG GTAACATATACATCATGGTTCCTTGATGCCTTCAACTACGCAATTGCAACCAATATGGATGTCTTAAATTTGAGCTTAGGTGGACGTGATTACTTGGATCTCCCGTTTGTTGAAAAG ATATGGGAGATATCagcaaataatataatcatggTTTCTGCAATTGGAAATAATGGACCATTTTAtggaactttgaacaatccaGCAGATCAAAGTGATGTCATTGGTGTTGGTGGTATTGACTATAGTGACCATATAGCGTCCTTTTCCTCACGTGGCATGAGTACTTGGGAGCTTCCTCATGG GTTAGCATCATATGAGATTCTTAAGAGCTACAAACCTAGGACAAGCATATTTCCCAGTGTTCTTGATTATACAGATTGTCCTTACACATGGCCATTTTGTCGTCAGCCACTCTATGCAGGTGCCATGCCTGTCATCTTCAATGCCACCATTTTGAATGGAATGGGTGTTATTGGATACGTTGAGAGTCCACCAACATGGCACCCTTTTGATGAAGAAGGGAATCTTCTAAGCATACATTTTACTTATTCTGAGATAATTTGGCCTTGGACTGGTTATTTGGCTCTTCACATGCAAATCAAGGAAGAAGGTGCACAGTTTTCTGGTAAGATTGAAGGTAATGTGACTCTCGAGGTCTCTAGCCCCCCAGCTCAGGGAGAGAAGGACCCTCGAGTTAGCATCTGTGtgcttcaattaaaattaaacgtGGTACCAACACCACAACGTTCTAAACGAATTTTGTGGGATCAGTTTCACAATATCAAATACCCACCTGGATATATTCCTAGAGATTCCTTGGATGTTCCTAATGAAACTTTTGACTGGAATGGGGATCATTTGCATACAAATTTTCACATCATGTTCAACATATTACGAGATGCTGGTTACTACATTGAAACACTTGGTTCTCCTCTTACATGCTTTGATGCTCGGCATTATGGGACACTTTTGTTGGTGGATCTTGAGGATGAGTACTTTCCTGAGGAGATTGAAAAACTAAGAGATGATGTTGTAAATACTGGACTTGGATTAGCGGTCTTTGCTGAGTGGTATAATGTAGATTCCATGGCAAATATGAGTTTCTTTTATGACATTACAGGGAGCTGGTGGACCCCAGTCACTGGAGGTGCTAATATTCCTGCACTTAATGATCTTTTGGCTCCATTTGGGATTGCTTTTGGAGATAAGATTCTGAATGGTGATTTTTCGCTTTTGGGTGAGCGGATTCGGTATGCATCTGGGACAATTATAGCGAGGTTTCCGAGGGGTGGTTATCTTCATAGCTTTCCCTTCTTAGATAGTTCAAAAAGTGAAGCCACACAGAGTTTGCTGCTAACTTCTGGCTCAACCAAG GCAGATTCTCCAATTCTTGGTCTCATGGCAATGGGTGAAGGTCGCATAGCTGTGTATGGGGATTCCAATTGTTTGGACAGCAGTCATATGATGACAAATTGTTTTACCCTTCTGAGGAAAATACTGGATTTTACTAGTGAAGATGTTAGAGATCCAACACTTTTCTCTGATTCAATTAAACAAGATTCTTCCTTGTATGAAGCTGACAATCGCTTACCATCCCGCAGAACTGATATAAATTTCTCTGCATATTCAGCTATTGTGGGTAAGGAATTGATTTGTGGGACTGACACAAGGTTTGAAATGTGGGGAACTAAGGGCTACAGCTTGCAAGTAAGAGGAAGACCTATTATAAAAGGAAAGGGTGATTCTACGGGGAATAGCTACTTAGGCCTGTTCTATGAG CGTGATGCACCCATGCTGGTTGTTGGTCATTGGCTAgttccttttgtttttgcagTAACTG GTATTTTGCTATTGAGTTTTTGGCACATTCGTCAAAAGAGACATAGACGAAGGGACGGATCAAGTTCTAGTATATTGACCTATGAAGTTTAA
- the LOC106773552 gene encoding subtilisin-like protease SBT6.1 isoform X1 produces the protein MATIHHQWSTFSLSFLILSVILYQNRTTNISPPPPNYIIVFRHYAAVDSHRTYLESALRPEGWRWIPRQNPAAQFPTDFGLVAIEDSGVVDEIRKLGSVKYVSLDMSYKRSLMTKDQRCNKKVGAFENGTKHRRGKIITAMSFCEAEEDEESVGNHSSSVKWGRELMMQRSQVTSMFGTEDLWAKGYTGAKVKMAIFDTGIQADHPHFRNIKECTNWTNEDKLNDNHGHGTFVAGVIAGVNSECLGFAPDVEIYAFRVFTDAQVTYTSWFLDAFNYAIATNMDVLNLSLGGRDYLDLPFVEKIWEISANNIIMVSAIGNNGPFYGTLNNPADQSDVIGVGGIDYSDHIASFSSRGMSTWELPHGYGRVKPDIVAYGRGIMGSKVSAGCKRLSGTSIASPVVAGVVCLLVSVIPDRERKNILNPASMKQALVEGAAKLSGPNMYEQGAGRVDLLASYEILKSYKPRTSIFPSVLDYTDCPYTWPFCRQPLYAGAMPVIFNATILNGMGVIGYVESPPTWHPFDEEGNLLSIHFTYSEIIWPWTGYLALHMQIKEEGAQFSGKIEGNVTLEVSSPPAQGEKDPRVSICVLQLKLNVVPTPQRSKRILWDQFHNIKYPPGYIPRDSLDVPNETFDWNGDHLHTNFHIMFNILRDAGYYIETLGSPLTCFDARHYGTLLLVDLEDEYFPEEIEKLRDDVVNTGLGLAVFAEWYNVDSMANMSFFYDITGSWWTPVTGGANIPALNDLLAPFGIAFGDKILNGDFSLLGERIRYASGTIIARFPRGGYLHSFPFLDSSKSEATQSLLLTSGSTKADSPILGLMAMGEGRIAVYGDSNCLDSSHMMTNCFTLLRKILDFTSEDVRDPTLFSDSIKQDSSLYEADNRLPSRRTDINFSAYSAIVGKELICGTDTRFEMWGTKGYSLQVRGRPIIKGKGDSTGNSYLGLFYERDAPMLVVGHWLVPFVFAVTGILLLSFWHIRQKRHRRRDGSSSSILTYEV, from the exons ATGGCCACCATTCATCACCAATGGAGTACCTTCTCACTCTCTTTCCTCATTCTCTCCGTCATCCTCTACCAAAACCGAACTACCAATATTTCTCCTCCCCCTCCCAATTACATCATTGTCTTTCGCCACTACGCCGCCGTAGACAGCCACCGCACCTACCTCGAATCCGCCCTCCGCCCTGAGGGATGGCGCTGGATTCCGCGCCAGAACCCGGCGGCGCAGTTCCCCACTGATTTTGGACTGGTGGCCATCGAGGATTCTGGGGTGGTAGACGAGATTCGGAAACTGGGGTCGGTTAAATACGTGAGCTTGGACATGAGCTACAAGAGGAGTTTGATGACGAAAGATCAGAGATGCAACAAGAAGGTCGGGGCGTTCGAGAACGGGACGAAGCACCGCCGTGGGAAGATCATCACTGCTATGTCGTTTTGCGAggctgaagaagatgaagaaagtgTTGGCAATCACAGCAGTTCCGTCAAGTGGGGGCGGGAATTGATGATGCAG AGATCACAAGTTACTTCAATGTTTGGGACTGAAGATCTTTGGGCCAAAGGGTACACTGGTGCCAAGGTCAAAATGGCTATATTTGATACTGGCATTCAGGCTGATCACCCTCATTTTCGTAACATCAAG GAGTGTACTAATTGGACCAATGAAGATAAGTTGAATGATAATCATGGACATGGGACTTTTGTTGCGGGTGTAATTGCTGGTGTAAATTCTGAGTGTCTTGGTTTTGCACCAGACGTAGAGATATATGCATTTCGAGTGTTCACTGATGCCCAG GTAACATATACATCATGGTTCCTTGATGCCTTCAACTACGCAATTGCAACCAATATGGATGTCTTAAATTTGAGCTTAGGTGGACGTGATTACTTGGATCTCCCGTTTGTTGAAAAG ATATGGGAGATATCagcaaataatataatcatggTTTCTGCAATTGGAAATAATGGACCATTTTAtggaactttgaacaatccaGCAGATCAAAGTGATGTCATTGGTGTTGGTGGTATTGACTATAGTGACCATATAGCGTCCTTTTCCTCACGTGGCATGAGTACTTGGGAGCTTCCTCATGG TTATGGTCGTGTGAAGCCAGACATAGTTGCATATGGACGGGGCATTATGGGATCAAAAGTTAGTGCAGGCTGTAAACGCTTATCGGGAACTAGTATTGCTAGTCCTGTAGTTGCTGGTGTTGTATGTTTGCTTGTCAGTGTCATCCCTGAtcgagagagaaaaaatatcttaaaccCGGCAAGCATGAAACAAGCATTGGTTGAGGGAGCTGCAAAGCTTTCTGGGCCTAACATGTATGAACAGGGTGCTGGCAGAGTTGATCT GTTAGCATCATATGAGATTCTTAAGAGCTACAAACCTAGGACAAGCATATTTCCCAGTGTTCTTGATTATACAGATTGTCCTTACACATGGCCATTTTGTCGTCAGCCACTCTATGCAGGTGCCATGCCTGTCATCTTCAATGCCACCATTTTGAATGGAATGGGTGTTATTGGATACGTTGAGAGTCCACCAACATGGCACCCTTTTGATGAAGAAGGGAATCTTCTAAGCATACATTTTACTTATTCTGAGATAATTTGGCCTTGGACTGGTTATTTGGCTCTTCACATGCAAATCAAGGAAGAAGGTGCACAGTTTTCTGGTAAGATTGAAGGTAATGTGACTCTCGAGGTCTCTAGCCCCCCAGCTCAGGGAGAGAAGGACCCTCGAGTTAGCATCTGTGtgcttcaattaaaattaaacgtGGTACCAACACCACAACGTTCTAAACGAATTTTGTGGGATCAGTTTCACAATATCAAATACCCACCTGGATATATTCCTAGAGATTCCTTGGATGTTCCTAATGAAACTTTTGACTGGAATGGGGATCATTTGCATACAAATTTTCACATCATGTTCAACATATTACGAGATGCTGGTTACTACATTGAAACACTTGGTTCTCCTCTTACATGCTTTGATGCTCGGCATTATGGGACACTTTTGTTGGTGGATCTTGAGGATGAGTACTTTCCTGAGGAGATTGAAAAACTAAGAGATGATGTTGTAAATACTGGACTTGGATTAGCGGTCTTTGCTGAGTGGTATAATGTAGATTCCATGGCAAATATGAGTTTCTTTTATGACATTACAGGGAGCTGGTGGACCCCAGTCACTGGAGGTGCTAATATTCCTGCACTTAATGATCTTTTGGCTCCATTTGGGATTGCTTTTGGAGATAAGATTCTGAATGGTGATTTTTCGCTTTTGGGTGAGCGGATTCGGTATGCATCTGGGACAATTATAGCGAGGTTTCCGAGGGGTGGTTATCTTCATAGCTTTCCCTTCTTAGATAGTTCAAAAAGTGAAGCCACACAGAGTTTGCTGCTAACTTCTGGCTCAACCAAG GCAGATTCTCCAATTCTTGGTCTCATGGCAATGGGTGAAGGTCGCATAGCTGTGTATGGGGATTCCAATTGTTTGGACAGCAGTCATATGATGACAAATTGTTTTACCCTTCTGAGGAAAATACTGGATTTTACTAGTGAAGATGTTAGAGATCCAACACTTTTCTCTGATTCAATTAAACAAGATTCTTCCTTGTATGAAGCTGACAATCGCTTACCATCCCGCAGAACTGATATAAATTTCTCTGCATATTCAGCTATTGTGGGTAAGGAATTGATTTGTGGGACTGACACAAGGTTTGAAATGTGGGGAACTAAGGGCTACAGCTTGCAAGTAAGAGGAAGACCTATTATAAAAGGAAAGGGTGATTCTACGGGGAATAGCTACTTAGGCCTGTTCTATGAG CGTGATGCACCCATGCTGGTTGTTGGTCATTGGCTAgttccttttgtttttgcagTAACTG GTATTTTGCTATTGAGTTTTTGGCACATTCGTCAAAAGAGACATAGACGAAGGGACGGATCAAGTTCTAGTATATTGACCTATGAAGTTTAA
- the LOC106773552 gene encoding subtilisin-like protease SBT6.1 isoform X3, translating to MATIHHQWSTFSLSFLILSVILYQNRTTNISPPPPNYIIVFRHYAAVDSHRTYLESALRPEGWRWIPRQNPAAQFPTDFGLVAIEDSGVVDEIRKLGSVKYVSLDMSYKRSLMTKDQRCNKKVGAFENGTKHRRGKIITAMSFCEAEEDEESVGNHSSSVKWGRELMMQRSQVTSMFGTEDLWAKGYTGAKVKMAIFDTGIQADHPHFRNIKECTNWTNEDKLNDNHGHGTFVAGVIAGVNSECLGFAPDVEIYAFRVFTDAQVTYTSWFLDAFNYAIATNMDVLNLSLGGRDYLDLPFVEKIWEISANNIIMVSAIGNNGPFYGTLNNPADQSDVIGVGGIDYSDHIASFSSRGMSTWELPHGYGRVKPDIVAYGRGIMGSKVSAGCKRLSGTSIASPVVAGVVCLLVSVIPDRERKNILNPASMKQALVEGAAKLSGPNMYEQGAGRVDLLASYEILKSYKPRTSIFPSVLDYTDCPYTWPFCRQPLYAGAMPVIFNATILNGMGVIGYVESPPTWHPFDEEGNLLSIHFTYSEIIWPWTGYLALHMQIKEEGAQFSGKIEGNVTLEVSSPPAQGEKDPRVSICVLQLKLNVVPTPQRSKRILWDQFHNIKYPPGYIPRDSLDVPNETFDWNGDHLHTNFHIMFNILRDAGYYIETLGSPLTCFDARHYGTLLLVDLEDEYFPEEIEKLRDDVVNTGLGLAVFAEWYNVDSMANMSFFYDITGSWWTPVTGGANIPALNDLLAPFGIAFGDKILNGDFSLLGERIRYASGTIIARFPRGGYLHSFPFLDSSKSEATQSLLLTSGSTKADSPILGLMAMGEGRIAVYGDSNCLDSSHMMTNCFTLLRKILDFTSEDN from the exons ATGGCCACCATTCATCACCAATGGAGTACCTTCTCACTCTCTTTCCTCATTCTCTCCGTCATCCTCTACCAAAACCGAACTACCAATATTTCTCCTCCCCCTCCCAATTACATCATTGTCTTTCGCCACTACGCCGCCGTAGACAGCCACCGCACCTACCTCGAATCCGCCCTCCGCCCTGAGGGATGGCGCTGGATTCCGCGCCAGAACCCGGCGGCGCAGTTCCCCACTGATTTTGGACTGGTGGCCATCGAGGATTCTGGGGTGGTAGACGAGATTCGGAAACTGGGGTCGGTTAAATACGTGAGCTTGGACATGAGCTACAAGAGGAGTTTGATGACGAAAGATCAGAGATGCAACAAGAAGGTCGGGGCGTTCGAGAACGGGACGAAGCACCGCCGTGGGAAGATCATCACTGCTATGTCGTTTTGCGAggctgaagaagatgaagaaagtgTTGGCAATCACAGCAGTTCCGTCAAGTGGGGGCGGGAATTGATGATGCAG AGATCACAAGTTACTTCAATGTTTGGGACTGAAGATCTTTGGGCCAAAGGGTACACTGGTGCCAAGGTCAAAATGGCTATATTTGATACTGGCATTCAGGCTGATCACCCTCATTTTCGTAACATCAAG GAGTGTACTAATTGGACCAATGAAGATAAGTTGAATGATAATCATGGACATGGGACTTTTGTTGCGGGTGTAATTGCTGGTGTAAATTCTGAGTGTCTTGGTTTTGCACCAGACGTAGAGATATATGCATTTCGAGTGTTCACTGATGCCCAG GTAACATATACATCATGGTTCCTTGATGCCTTCAACTACGCAATTGCAACCAATATGGATGTCTTAAATTTGAGCTTAGGTGGACGTGATTACTTGGATCTCCCGTTTGTTGAAAAG ATATGGGAGATATCagcaaataatataatcatggTTTCTGCAATTGGAAATAATGGACCATTTTAtggaactttgaacaatccaGCAGATCAAAGTGATGTCATTGGTGTTGGTGGTATTGACTATAGTGACCATATAGCGTCCTTTTCCTCACGTGGCATGAGTACTTGGGAGCTTCCTCATGG TTATGGTCGTGTGAAGCCAGACATAGTTGCATATGGACGGGGCATTATGGGATCAAAAGTTAGTGCAGGCTGTAAACGCTTATCGGGAACTAGTATTGCTAGTCCTGTAGTTGCTGGTGTTGTATGTTTGCTTGTCAGTGTCATCCCTGAtcgagagagaaaaaatatcttaaaccCGGCAAGCATGAAACAAGCATTGGTTGAGGGAGCTGCAAAGCTTTCTGGGCCTAACATGTATGAACAGGGTGCTGGCAGAGTTGATCT GTTAGCATCATATGAGATTCTTAAGAGCTACAAACCTAGGACAAGCATATTTCCCAGTGTTCTTGATTATACAGATTGTCCTTACACATGGCCATTTTGTCGTCAGCCACTCTATGCAGGTGCCATGCCTGTCATCTTCAATGCCACCATTTTGAATGGAATGGGTGTTATTGGATACGTTGAGAGTCCACCAACATGGCACCCTTTTGATGAAGAAGGGAATCTTCTAAGCATACATTTTACTTATTCTGAGATAATTTGGCCTTGGACTGGTTATTTGGCTCTTCACATGCAAATCAAGGAAGAAGGTGCACAGTTTTCTGGTAAGATTGAAGGTAATGTGACTCTCGAGGTCTCTAGCCCCCCAGCTCAGGGAGAGAAGGACCCTCGAGTTAGCATCTGTGtgcttcaattaaaattaaacgtGGTACCAACACCACAACGTTCTAAACGAATTTTGTGGGATCAGTTTCACAATATCAAATACCCACCTGGATATATTCCTAGAGATTCCTTGGATGTTCCTAATGAAACTTTTGACTGGAATGGGGATCATTTGCATACAAATTTTCACATCATGTTCAACATATTACGAGATGCTGGTTACTACATTGAAACACTTGGTTCTCCTCTTACATGCTTTGATGCTCGGCATTATGGGACACTTTTGTTGGTGGATCTTGAGGATGAGTACTTTCCTGAGGAGATTGAAAAACTAAGAGATGATGTTGTAAATACTGGACTTGGATTAGCGGTCTTTGCTGAGTGGTATAATGTAGATTCCATGGCAAATATGAGTTTCTTTTATGACATTACAGGGAGCTGGTGGACCCCAGTCACTGGAGGTGCTAATATTCCTGCACTTAATGATCTTTTGGCTCCATTTGGGATTGCTTTTGGAGATAAGATTCTGAATGGTGATTTTTCGCTTTTGGGTGAGCGGATTCGGTATGCATCTGGGACAATTATAGCGAGGTTTCCGAGGGGTGGTTATCTTCATAGCTTTCCCTTCTTAGATAGTTCAAAAAGTGAAGCCACACAGAGTTTGCTGCTAACTTCTGGCTCAACCAAG GCAGATTCTCCAATTCTTGGTCTCATGGCAATGGGTGAAGGTCGCATAGCTGTGTATGGGGATTCCAATTGTTTGGACAGCAGTCATATGATGACAAATTGTTTTACCCTTCTGAGGAAAATACTGGATTTTACTAGTGAAGAT AACTGA